The sequence ccggtttgccaccggtttgctgcccgcacattttttatttttattttattttatttgcatttatatcccgcccttctccgaagactcagggcggcttacattatgttagcaatagtcttcattctatttgtatatttatatacaaagtcaacttattgccccccaacaatctgggtcctcattttacctaccttataaaggatggaaggctgagtcaaccttgggcctggtgggactagaacctgcagtaattgcaggcagctgctgttaataacagactgcattagcagtctgagccacagaggcccaatgcATGCCAAACGATGCATGCCAAACGATGCGATGCATGCCAAACGCACGCTTGACGccgaaaaaggaggcttgggaaggtaagtagaacagcaaggtgggggaacagctgtgccgcacaattaagattcactagaaagcaagatttcctgccttctagcgattttaaatcacgcggcacaacTGATCGTCGGAAACACtggttcggaggaaccggtagcttttttttttaactaccggttcgcccaaactggtagtttttatcactactagtttgcccgaaccggtacaaACCTCACAGGCAccggtgaaatgctatcggtacaaaccgatagcatttcaccagTGCCTGTGAGGTTAGGCTGAAAGACGGacctgcccaaagtcacccagctggtttctgtgcctaagacagaactagaagtcaccgtctcctagtgattggcccaaaatatcacccagctggcttttatggctaaagcaggatttgaactcactgTCTGCTGGTGATTGactcaaggtcatccagctggctttcatgcctaaggaggaggaactagaactcgcaGTGACCTGGTGATtcctcacaacaatcctgtgtAGTGGATTGGACTGAAACAGAGGGACTGGCCCGAAATCACccataaagcgggactagaactcaccatctcctggtggttGGTCCAATCAGCCACccaggtttcatgcctaaggcgggactagaactcaccatctcctggtgattggactaaAGTCACTAACCGGTTTTCGTGCctcaggaaggactagaactctgtctcctgctttctatcctggtgccttaaccactagattcgGCAACTGTCATCTATTtagatctgtgaacttcagttttCAGAATTTCAACTTGGAAAATTGgttgtggcaggggaaaaaaaatgaatgtagGGCCCTAGATCATTGTTTcacaaccttggcacctttaagaagtggtggacttcaattgccagaattccccaaccagtaccgctggctggagaattttgaaAGTTTAAGACCAGAACATTTAAAGCaggctagaattctgggagttgaagtccatccatcttaacgcacattggctggggaattctgggagttgaaatccacctctcttaaagcatgccagctgggaaattctggctgttggagtcctcccatcttaaagcatgctggcttgggaattctgggagttgaagtcctcccatcttaaagcatgccggctggggaattctgggagttgaagtcctcccatcttaaagcatgccggctggggaattctgggagttgaagtcctcccctcttaaagcatgctggcttgggaattctgggagttggagtcctcccatcttaaagaatgccggctggggaattctgggagttgaagtcctcccctcttaaagcatgccggctggggaattctgggagttagagtcctcccatcttaaagcatgctggcttgggaattctgggagttgaagtcctcccatcttaaagaatgctggctggggaattctgggagttggagtccatccatcttaaagcatgccagctggggaattctgggagttgaagtcctcccatcttaaagcatgccggctggggaattctgggagttgaagtcctcccatcttaaagcatgccggctggggaattctgggagttgagtcctcccatcttaaagaatgccggctggggaattctgggagttgaagtcctcccctcttaaagcatgccggctggggaattctgggagttagagtcctcccatcttaaagcatgctggcttgggaattctgggagttgaagtcctcccatcttaaagaatgctggctggggaattctgggagttggagtccatccatcttaaagcatgccagctggggaattctgggagttgaagtcctcccatcttaaagcatgccggctggggaattctgggagttgaagtcctcccatcttaaagcatgccggctggggaattctgggagttgaaggccagacTTCTAAATTTGCCAATATTAGGAAACGCCAGCCTAGATGGTGGAGGGATTAGAAACTAAACCATAGCTAAAAGAAGCTGGCTTGTTACCCTTGGAAACTCACtgctactcctcctcctcctggtcatCATCTTACCTAAGGAGGTCAGGGCCAGGCACGTCAAGAAGCCATCATCCGCTTGCAATGTGTAGATGCTGGCTAGGAGGGCCAAATAGAAGCTGGTCACGTGGGAGAACTGTCAGAAAGCCAAAGAAGAGCAGTGGGAGGGGGGAATGAATGGTCTCCCGTTGCAAAGAGTAGAgcttttctcctcccttcttcaatatttttaaaaaatattattttaattaattttttaaaaaaataggaaaatggcATGCTAACGTCAGAAACCGTAGCATCTCACATCCTGTCGCttcatggcaggggtctccaacttgtggacttcgactcccagaattcctcagccggcatggccgactgaggaattctgggagtcgaagtccacaagtcttaaaatggccaagtttggagtcccctgatttacaagaatggcttcagtctctctctcactctctctctctctctctccctccctccctctccctctccctctcctcccgcccgccattcaattcagttcaattcaattcaaagagtaaagtcttacacttagggaagaaaacccaaaagtatacatataaactgggggaaaccaggcttaatagcagcgactgtgagagggatcttggaatcttagtggacaaccagctaaatatgagccagccgtgtgcagcggcagctaaaaaagccaatacaatcctaaattgcattaccagagggatgcaatcaagatcaagtgaggtactaataccactctataaagccttggtaaggccatacctaaaatactgcaaccagttttggatGCCActatacaaaaaaaaagatgttgaaactctagaaagagtgcagagaagagcaaccaggatgattaggggactggaggctttgaagaacggttgcaggaactgggcctggctagtctagtgaagagaaggaccaggggagacaggatagcatcttccaatatttgaggggctgccccagagaggaggaagggggtcaagctattttccaaagcacctgaaggccagacaaggaagaatggatggaaactgaccaaggagagattcaacctggaaataaggaggaatttcctgacagtgagaacaatcaacccatggaacagaagttgccttctgaagttgtgggagcttcatccctggaagctttcaagaagagactggactgccatctgttcgaaatggtggagggtctcttgcttgggtggggggttggactagatgaccttcaaggtaccttccaactctgttaatctgttaataaatggtgtagggtcgcctgcttgggctggggggggtttggattagatgacctacaagatcccttccaattctgttaatctgtaatctggaaAGGCTGCAGTGGATCTATTTTCCCtgacctgttgtttttttttcctggcacccCAGCTAGAGGTCatctattccccccaccccacctcccgtGGGACGACTGCATTGCAGAAGAGGCAAAGGAAGGTTCTTTACCAGCAGCGATACGGTGAACCGGAAGCTCATGAGGTCTCCTCTTTGAGAGACCAGGAAGTGGTAGAGGTCCCCAATGATCACGCCAATGTTGATGACGAACAGAACCCATGAGCCAATGATAAAGATGACCTTGCTTGGGAAAGTGACAGTTAGGAAAGGGTCTTTCCATGAGCCCATTTGCGGCATCTTGGCCAGCCGGGGTCTCCTTAGTCTTAGGGGAGCTGCGAGGAAGGAGGCCCTTCCTGGAGGAGGTGGGTCTCACAAGAGATCCTGGCCTGATGAAGTCATAAGGATGCAGAGGTTCTAGAAGCCGGACGATTGGCAGCATTTCCCCCCCAAAGCAAGTGGGTATCGGGCATCACCCGACGGCAGGTGTCaatcctgaagctgacctgaccgaagccatcttggaagcttcagtgttgccacactgaagGGGGGATTTTAGACGGCTGGGGTTTTGTAGtcgaaacaaaatactttctcttgggaagcaaggtcattctcacacctggtccgAGGAAGGCGGAATGATGTCACCGGGCAACCAAGCAGTGCCCTGATTGGACCACGTGACTGATGGTTTTGAGAAACTGAGAAAATTTTAATTAGGTGAGGACCGCGGGaatcttcagagtcggttttcaccaggcctgtgccaatatggtatgtccaataaagctattcttttgaggaatctgcctgcctcggagttttgcttgctatgggtctattacttggaaccttaaTAGCAGATACAGATGGCCAAGGCAAGCTCGGAAGACATCCAAGCACTGtggataaggaatagaatagaatagaatagaatagaatagaatagaatagaatagaatagaatagaatagaatagaatagaatagaatttattggccaagtgtgaaataCTGACAAAGTATGTAGGGAATCATAGTCCAAGTGTTACTTCTGCAGTGACTGAGGGACAAGCTCCTTCAAAAGAGACGcaacttcagtggtgaaattcaatttttactaccggttctgtgggcgtggcttggtgggcgtggtatggcttggtgggcgtggcaggggaaggatactgcaaaatatccatctcccccccccactcctgggggaaggatattgcaaaatccccattcccaccccactccgggaccagccagaggtggtatttgctgcttctccgaactactcaaaatttccactaccggttctccagaacctgcttgatttcaccgctgggcaatttaaaaaaaaaagtgagaccacacttggaatactttatgcaattctggtcaccacaatacaaaaaccaggttcagactctagaaaaagtgcaaagaagagcaagaaagacgaTAAAAgggtctggaagctaaaacacACAATGAACAATTGAGAA comes from Ahaetulla prasina isolate Xishuangbanna chromosome 17, ASM2864084v1, whole genome shotgun sequence and encodes:
- the LOC131186735 gene encoding cation channel sperm-associated auxiliary subunit TMEM262-like, translating into MGSWKDPFLTVTFPSKVIFIIGSWVLFVINIGVIIGDLYHFLVSQRGDLMSFRFTVSLLFSHVTSFYLALLASIYTLQADDGFLTCLALTSLAMNFALYLARFCMDYLTIDYREEKYE